The following nucleotide sequence is from Pseudobutyrivibrio ruminis HUN009.
AATAATTGCATCAACGTTTTTTATACAGTCCAAGCCAAGAATCCTTTTTAATGGCATATTACCATACCCTAACTCTATTGAATCTGATTTAAGAATTGGAGTAATTGGAACTTTTTTTAATCTTGTCCCTCTATCGTTAATGTGATAAAGAACCAATCGCTCACCCAGTTGTTCCATCAATGGAATAAAATCAACACCAGCTTCTGCAGGCCAATATGAATCAAATTCTACCTTAACCAAATCAGGATCCGTATCCTTAAGTATCATTTCATATGCCGTATATTTATTATCAACCTTCAAAAATTCCACATTATGGTTGTGATATAGTAATTGCAAATCTGATTCATGTAGTCTCGCACCTACTTTGTCCAATCTTTTTGCTAAAGACTTTACATCATCATAATTACCATAATCAAATCTGTACATTCCAGTTATTACTATTTTGTTTGTGTCTAATTCTCTCGCCTTTGAAATAACTTCATCAATTCTTTTTTCCAAACTTCCTAAATCGGCATGAAGACTAGTAGCTTTAAGTCTACTTTCCTTTAGCATATCGGGCCAATATATATTGGCCCCCTTACCAACCGGCATACCTGCCATTTTTGTAAGTAATCGAACTATAAATGGTGTACTCTCAATCATAAATAGATTCAATTCTATTCCATCATAACCAGCCTGCTTAATTCGTTTCAAGGCTTTTAATGTTGTCTTTTCATCTTTACATACAGATCCAAGCATTATCTGTTGCACAGCTAAATTATTCATTACTCTTATTTCACTTTCGCTTTCTGTTCTGCTATCTTTTTCTGAATCCTTACCATTTCTTCTTTAGATATAGGAGAAAGCTTCATTGCAAATAGATTACAAATCCAGCCAATAAATGGTAATCCAATATATATGAATATTGTCATATTTTTAATTGCAAGACTTGGTGTATCTGTTGGCTGTGGCATTGTTGATGTATAGCCAATTAAAGCTATAAGTGTAGTTGCCAAAACTGCACCAAGGGATGAAAGAATACGATCAAAGAAATTGTATGTTCCTGTAACAACTGCAGGCATATATTTTCCTGAACGAGCCATTTCATAATCAATCACATCTCCGCTCATAGAAGATGTAGCTGTTGTTACACACATCTTTGCGCCATTAACTAATAATGTAATTACAAAAAATACGGCAGTTGGAAGTATTTCAACAGTCACTTTTCTCATATCAACAATATACATAAATGCTGCCAATAATATGGAAAACGCCATACAAATTCCTGACCAAAAATAAAGAGCTTCTTTGCTACCATGTTTACCTGCATATTTTGCTCCAAAAATTGCAAAAGCAATTGAAGGTAGCATTGCAACTACATTCAGTATTGTTGATAATTGCATATTTCCAATCAATATACCAAATAGCATTGTGGTAATAATAGATTGACTAGCAGTCTGCTGTGCAAGCTTATCAGTAGCTCCTGCTACAATGTACATCTGCAAAGCCTTGTTTGATTTCAACAGCTTTATCATATCTTTTACTTTTACCTTTTCGCTTGCGCCCTGGCTATCTGTTCCAAAGTTTTCTGGCTTATCAGCCTCTGATATACCAATACAAGCAAGTATCGTAAATACGAATGATATAACAATTGTCACTGTCGCACATGCTGCAAGCATCTCTACTGTATATTCATTATTGTATCTAGGGAGTAAGACAACAGTAAAAAATACAGTCATTATCATTGGTGCGAAATAATTATATACCGTTCCCCACACACCAACGATTGGTCTTTGGTTTGGATCATTTGTCATAACAGGTCCAGCTATCATACCTGCAACATTGTTCATTGTGTATCCCACAATATATATTAAATACATCACAGTAAATAAAATAATTCCATGGCCTTTTCCTGAGCACCATATATAGAGCATAAAGATTGCCAAACTTTCTAAACCCCAACCTGCCAGCAAGAATAAACGAATTTTTCCATATTTTGTCATAGTCTTATCTATTAACATTGCTATAAATGGATTAATGAACCCATCAAATATTCTTGTCGCTGTCAACAAAAAACCAACAAGTGCAGTTGCAATTCCATAACCAACATTTGCCACATAACTAGCATAGGTTAAAAGCATATAAAAACACATTGCTCCACCTGAATTTATTGTGGTAAGTGCTATTTGCCAGTTTTTTGCTTTTCTATAGATATTCTTTTTTTCTACGTTAGATGTTAAATTTTCTGTCATTATAAACCTCACTACTTTTCCATAAAGCTGCCAAGAACTTTAAGACTCTTTTTTGGTGTTCTTTCCATTGTATTTCTGTCAACTGATATTAATCCAAAGGTCATTGAAAAGCCCTTTTGCCACTCAAAATTATCTAATAATGACCATGCAAAATAGCCCTTTAATTTAATGCCCTCGGTAATGCAATCATTAAGTCCTGTCAATGCTTCTTTTATAAACTCACATCTTCTTTCATCATCCGATGTTGCTATTCCATTTTCAGTAACGATAATAGTGCCTTTG
It contains:
- a CDS encoding sugar phosphate isomerase/epimerase family protein, translating into MNNLAVQQIMLGSVCKDEKTTLKALKRIKQAGYDGIELNLFMIESTPFIVRLLTKMAGMPVGKGANIYWPDMLKESRLKATSLHADLGSLEKRIDEVISKARELDTNKIVITGMYRFDYGNYDDVKSLAKRLDKVGARLHESDLQLLYHNHNVEFLKVDNKYTAYEMILKDTDPDLVKVEFDSYWPAEAGVDFIPLMEQLGERLVLYHINDRGTRLKKVPITPILKSDSIELGYGNMPLKRILGLDCIKNVDAIILESHRNWVNNNPIESLEKSIAFLQENYSNEH
- a CDS encoding MFS transporter gives rise to the protein MTENLTSNVEKKNIYRKAKNWQIALTTINSGGAMCFYMLLTYASYVANVGYGIATALVGFLLTATRIFDGFINPFIAMLIDKTMTKYGKIRLFLLAGWGLESLAIFMLYIWCSGKGHGIILFTVMYLIYIVGYTMNNVAGMIAGPVMTNDPNQRPIVGVWGTVYNYFAPMIMTVFFTVVLLPRYNNEYTVEMLAACATVTIVISFVFTILACIGISEADKPENFGTDSQGASEKVKVKDMIKLLKSNKALQMYIVAGATDKLAQQTASQSIITTMLFGILIGNMQLSTILNVVAMLPSIAFAIFGAKYAGKHGSKEALYFWSGICMAFSILLAAFMYIVDMRKVTVEILPTAVFFVITLLVNGAKMCVTTATSSMSGDVIDYEMARSGKYMPAVVTGTYNFFDRILSSLGAVLATTLIALIGYTSTMPQPTDTPSLAIKNMTIFIYIGLPFIGWICNLFAMKLSPISKEEMVRIQKKIAEQKAKVK